Genomic window (Marinifilum sp. JC120):
TTTACTCGACTGTTGAGGTAATCCCCATATATTAGACTTACGAACTGGATATGATTAAGCCCCTTGCTTGTATAGAGATAAACTATTTCACCAACAAAACGCCATTCAAATTCATAATCAAAATGACTTATAGCCCACCTACACTACCCGAACAGCATTATCCTCAATAAACTTAACCAAATCATCCCGCCTATAAACAATCCTACGGCCAAGGGTCGAAAATCTCGGCCCTTCGCCATTGCTACGCCAGTGATCTAACGTATTCTTTTTTACAGTTAAAAACTCAGCCGCTTCCTCTACCGTAAAAGTCTCTTTACGGTTTAGAAG
Coding sequences:
- a CDS encoding DNA-binding protein, whose product is MTVSDELVKAAIADAFAPVVRAELLNRKETFTVEEAAEFLTVKKNTLDHWRSNGEGPRFSTLGRRIVYRRDDLVKFIEDNAVRVV